A stretch of DNA from Triticum dicoccoides isolate Atlit2015 ecotype Zavitan chromosome 2A, WEW_v2.0, whole genome shotgun sequence:
TCATATATGTGTGTGGTTCAAATGCCATATGAGTTGTAGGATCGATCCCTGGTTATCTTTGATGACATTTATCTGCACTTTATTCATATAAAAACATTATTGGAGATCAGATCACTAAACTAAACAAGGTTCATTTCATCGAGCTAGTATATCTGCACTTCTGTAGCAGGGGCAAAAGCTCCTCACCTTTGTTTGTACCATGGgattgagagaaagagagagagagggtagtAGCAAAGACAGCTCCAACATCAAGTAATTGTAAACATGGTCAGAATGTGTTGCTTATAAACATAGTCTTTTGAAGAAGATTTCTGTCTTGTAATTCATCTTATATTGTTCACATCATGTTAGATGCTGAGAGGAATAATCTGTCTGGCCAAACAATAATAGTGGTAGCAGTGATGGTAAGAAGAATGTGCCTTTAATCTTCTTCGGTTACCAGAAGAAGATTTCTTTACTGTAAACATGGCCTTGTTGTTGACCTTGAATCATATCCTTCATATAGGCATACTAGATGACccggttgcgccaatggcgcaagaaGCCAATTAGAAGCAATGTTAGTGAAGAATAAGTAAGAAATGTAGATGAAAAGATAATGTAATGGGGATTGTATTGCAGATAGTAGAATGACTTAAATTGGTTTACAGATAGTAGAATGACTGATATCAATTTACAGAAATACACTTATATATAGGCAGCCTCACAGCATATTTAGGCATCTTCTTAGTCTGATCATGGTCTTCAGAGGATATGTACGAAAAAGCAGAGTGCCAGTCGTCGGATAATGCTTGCATGGTAGACTTCCACACAGGTACTTGAAGGCCTATAAAAGGTGTTGGTTCCACTCTCAGACCATTTGGAGTAGCCCATATAGTTATTATCTCCGGAATATCTTTGCTTTCATTGGTCCATATGACACACTTGTAGAACCATATATCAAGGAAATCTCATTTTTTCAATAACTTCATGTTTGAGCAAGCCCAAAGACCATGTCAAACCCGAAGTGTTTTGAAATAATTTGACTTCATTAGTAGAAGTAGGTTTTAGCAACCACTTAGGGTACTACTTCAAACCCTTTAAGATGAAAAATGAAGGATCTTTGAAAATGTatacttgagcatgcatattttgtTATCTTATTCATGTAACATAGCTAGAGCCAAGTGGCGCAAGgtccaaattcaaatccaatgtGTTTTGAAACAAATTGTGTTTCTTTAATAATTTTAAATTTTAGAAACCATTCAGGTGCATagtaagaatcaactaaaaatgaaGTATTCAAACACCATTTTCGACTATTTATGCATATGGTCATTACATAGACAAATAAAAGAGGTTAGTGCCGTAGGTAAAATGTACACCTAACATAATAAAATTTCACGTTTCATGGAACTACACTCCTTGTGAAAATAACAAAGTGTAGTATTGCTAACAAGCACAATGAAGGATCGGAGCAAGCAAAAAAGTTGGAAACTCAGGCAACATAGAGGTTGACAAAAAGCTCAATTTTTGCATATACATACAGTACATGTCACATTCAAAATTGAGATATACTGCTGATAACACATTACATCATCAGTATCAATCATGTGGGTTCTACTTTGCAATCACACGATTCAGACAGTTGTAAACATTTGTGATCACGATAGTGTGGTAAGTGTACATATCAATTATGTATCAGGAAAAGAATCTAGCATTAGTTCCCACTTCATTCAGAAACACATAAAAGGGCTAACAGACAGTTATATGTCCACCCACCACTCCTAGCTGTGACTTCCTGAAAGGAATGGGAATAAAAAAGACATTACAGCCTCATGTCCCTTCCTTCTTCGGCTGTTATATTCGGCATGTTCTTACCTGAAACTACACTTACAATTATTTTTCCATGTTACAAGCCCATGAATTCCTCACCTGATAGATAATAATAGTTCCATATTCCAGTTTCTCAATGAGAAATGCATCAAACAAAATAAAGATGAGCATATATCTTCATATATTAGAACTTTGAATAATTAGACATAGAATCCTCTAAATAGAGGCGCTCATATTAAAATAAATAGAAACAATACTATTTTCTTAGTACTATTTGAGAATATCCATTTTTAGCAGGTTATTGCATGGTATGGAAAATTTCATAATGGAGACATAAcctactctagaaacccatcacggCTTACATGTGCACCCTCGCACAAGTAGTCAAATACTGAAGCACATATTTTTAGCAACTAATATGAAGTATCAGTATCAGTCTCAAACCACAAAGCCACattattttatttgttttatttggtaATAATGCAATATCGACAAAAAGCATCTAGTTGACGTCGTTTACAACATCTGAATAAGATCTATCAGAAACTTTGCATGTTTTCTATGGATATTTAGCTCTGTACTAACATGGTTCAGCCAAGTGAACTAATCACAGTATTGACTCACCTTTTTAGGACTGAATTTCAGCTTGTATCTAGACAAGTTGTGGGAAAGTCCCAAGCTCCTCGGACCAAGGTCATGTGTGCCCAACCAAGATATAAGCTCACTAAGCTGATTTATGAGCCCTCTCATTAGCTCCATCACATCACTATTGTGAACGCAGCCAATTTTCTGCAAAAGCACATAAAACCTGTAAGCGGAACTGGTAATTCTACAGGAACAGCGCAACTAAGGAACCTAACTGACCAACTTCTCTTTTATAGCATTTCCAAGTTTAGAATCAGCAATAGTTAATGTTTCACCATCTCAATGCTTCAGCTCAAGCAACTACAATAAAGTTATACTGTGTGAGTTAGATTGAGTTAGTAAATGAAAGTATACAAAATATAAGAAACATGACTGAGAGGCATATGAATTATCTCGGCAGCTTGTCAAGCACATTATATCGCCAACAAAAATTACAATGGATATCACCAGGAAGAAGCAGGTCAGTGTCCAACTAAACCATTCATCCTCTCATTATTTTGAGCACATAGGCTGACAAAAAGTAAGTGCAGTCATGAATAAGCTGATGGAAAGTCCAGTATTCTAGGTAATCCACTGCGCAGACAAGATATCATCTATGAGCCTGCTTAAGTAAGTTCAGTTGTGGAGTGTTCCTTGTGCAGTTCATAATAGAAGAAGAAAATACAAAACATGGTATCAATGGTAATGTGATATTTTGAATACTTAATTAGAGGTTAATGAGAATTAACAATTAGTGATTACAATTATATGAATAAGTTCAGTTGCAATTGAAGTCATTTTTGTTTGATATGAGGGTAAAGTTAATTCAGTTGGGGATAGGTCACCATGTTGGCTGGTCAATTATGCACACACGGAAAGGGATGAAATATCTGAAAATGTAATAGTTACGGTGAGGACTCAAGAAAAATGTACATGTCCTCCTCTTTTTCTTGGTTTCTCAtacatctctttctctctctctctctctctctctctctctctctctctctagaactGGCCAGTAAAATAAAATCCTTTTTATTGAAATCTCAAACATGTTTTGGTTATTTCTGCAACAACAACAAAGTAATCACTATCAAAGAAGAGAGGGGGTGGAGGAGCTACCATACCTGTAGATGGGCTGGTGAAGTTGAAGTCGCTGGCAAGATGGTGAGGTCGCCGGCAAGGAGACCCAGCTCTTCCCGAAGACACCGGCTCCCATGTGCTGCTGGGATGGGGGGCGCCAAATCCACAGAACGCCACCCTCGCTGGATGTGGCCACCCCATGCTGTAAGCCTCCGTATGCAACATCAGTAGTCTGAATATTCATCAGGTAGAAAAAAGGCAAATGCAGAGGAGTTTAGACTTACCTACCAACACCATGGTCTACATACCCAATTGATTAACTATCTCAATCAGCATACACCCAAATTAATTAATTGGATTCTATTCGTTGCGGAAAGGGAAATGAACAAGAACAAGTCAACTGCTCCATCTGTGTTCTGCCTTCTGCTTGGGCTCCTTTCTCAATCACCCACTACAAAAGTAAGAAATATTTTCGCAGAAGGCATGAAGACGATTAACAAGCCAAGCAAACAGTAGCAGGCACACTAAATAGTGATGTGTGGAATTACCTGTCACGAAACGAATTTACGTCAGGGATGTCCTCATTGATATACCAAAAGCAGGCCAGGCTACCAATGAGCCCCTTGTACCTGTTGGAAAGAAACAATAGGGAATAAAATATCGAGGACATGAACAGAAAGAATCAAGAGTGTAGTATAGGAAGCATCGAAATAAATGTCCCAAAAAATAAATGTCCCAGCAAATGACTGAAGCTTATATGCACATAGCAACATTAAAATTTGCAGGTATTTCTTGGTACAGACCAGACCTACGGAATCTATAACAAAGCATGATTCAATCTATTTCTGCACATGGAAATGAACACCATAACGAGAAGGTCAAGTCTATACCATCCCATTGGTTGACAAACTATATCGCAACCTCTGAATCAGACGGACACCATGCAAATGCGACAACAACCAATCATTGAATCTAAGCTTGCAGATACAGTCACACATAGATCGCAAGAGTGAAAGAAGGGATATAATAcctctggagatttgcaacctgaTGCTCGACAGTCTCAGCCAGTCCACTACAGGGCATCCCTCAGCAGCTCTGTAGGCATAGTTTCATTTTGTGAAAGATGGCATTTTCCTATAAGGTTTTAGAATCCATACCAATATGGAAAAATCGTGACTGTGAAATCTCGCTGCAGTTGCCGAGACCATTGCGTAATGCATCTTCTATAAGGTACCAAACAACATGGATACTTGACCTTATGTTCCTAAAGAAAGGAAATTCGGTACTATCAAAATCCTAAAAACAACATCAGACCAGTGAATGGGATTGAAACAAAACCTAAGCAATCAAATCTTATCAAACTCTCATGCATACCCTTTGAGAAAGAAAACCGTATATCTTCAGCCAAAGCAAACAATTTTTGTTGCTTAGGTTCTATCTCAAACTAGTAATATTTAGAATTTGTAGCCAACTCATTAGGATCAGGTTATCTTATCAGTATTTATCCAGTGGTATAACTTGAATATGATTATGAAGGGCCTCTGGAGAGGCCAATGTGTACTCATTACAGAATTAGTTCAGGAAAAGTAAGTTGAAACCAATGGAATACAATTGTATCACTTCACATACACCAAGAAGAGCATAAATGAGTAAACGAATAAACATTTGCTCAAGGAGACCAGATCCAATGGCTAAGCAGCTGTAGCATAATAGAGCATAGTATTTTCATTACCTCCCCTATTTCTGGCATCAAAGTCATTTGCCCTCCCTCCTCTCCAAGAAGCAAGGACACAACCAACAGTAGCAAAGGACCCCTGTGAAAGGCAAAGAAAAAGAGTCATACTGGCTTGAACCAATCAAACATAAGAAATGCAAGCAGCTAACCAAGGAAGAACACCTAATTGTGAGTGTGTTTTACTGATAATCTAGATCAAACATTGTTAAAGCAACAACCTTAAACATTACATTGAAGCAACAAATAGAAAGTGCCTACATGCTAAACAACGGGACCACTTAGCTTGATGCGGAAATTAGAGATATTAGATTTTGAAACTCCGCAAGCTGTGGTTATGATCTGAAAATTAGGACTAAAATATAATTATGAACATGCATATATCACACTTGCAAAGAGAGAGACAAAGTGCAGTTATAATTatgaacacacatatataacttgtgACACATGACAACTGCAACACCAAACAAAAACATGGCTTATTGGTTACCTATTTTGAATTTCTATCATCTCAAATCTGTACAGAACACAAAATTTTAACTCCATGAGCCACCATTGTAACCATTTACCACATGCGTCCCGCCATAATGCCATGAACTAAATTAAGGCATCACCTGCTGTAACACATAGGGGAAAACTACTCAGAGTTGAACATGACTGAGCATACATATACAATGCATACTACTGATATTTATCACAGTGGCTGTACCCATTTCTTTCAAGTAATTTTCTTGTCATACTGAATCTACAATCTGACAAAATTGCTTGAGTGTACTGAACTTGACT
This window harbors:
- the LOC119354437 gene encoding nucleolar protein 58-like; translation: MVLVAWGGHIQRGWRSVDLAPPIPAAHGSRCLREELGLLAGDLTILPATSTSPAHLQKIGCVHNSDVMELMRGLINQLSELISWLGTHDLGPRSLGLSHNLSRYKLKFSPKKVRNSWACNMEK